From the genome of Podospora pseudoanserina strain CBS 124.78 chromosome 7 map unlocalized CBS124.78p_7.2, whole genome shotgun sequence, one region includes:
- a CDS encoding uncharacterized protein (EggNog:ENOG503P22Z; COG:I), with protein sequence MAASYPQIVLFGDSIFQGAIDLVDGFSFHAALQSKVNRRYDVINRGLSGYNTSNALAVLPQVFSPPGPGVPKIECLQFILLGANDACVPLPTNHQHVPLDKYKINLKRIITHPTITAHKPKIFLITPPPLDQIRITELDLASGHPSATRHAKISASYSEAARQVAAENAGVTLVDLWKAIMDTAIKKTPSFNPNGPPLGYPEGQRGYLEHLLPDGLHLSPESYRIFYDLVSSYIDSNDENRVLPEWRQAPWLEEDGHLKG encoded by the exons ATGGCG GCCTCCTATCCTCAAATCGTCCTCTTTGGCGATTCTATCTTTCAGGGAGCTATCGACCTAGTAGACGGCTTCTCCTTCCACGCTGCCCTGCAATCAA AAGTCAACCGTCGATATGATGTTATCAACCGCGGGCTCTCAGGCTACAACACATCAAATGCCCTGGCCGTCTTACCTCAGGTCTTCTCCCCGCCTGGTCCGGGCGTGCCGAAGATTGAGTGCCTG CAGTTCATCCTCCTTGGGGCCAATGATGCTTGCGTCCCATTGCCCACAAACCACCAGCATGTTCCCCTCGACAAGTACAAGATCAACTTGAAGCGGATCATCACACATCCTACCATCACAGCCCACAAGCCCAAGAttttcctcatcaccccacCGCCCCTTGACCAGATCCGTATCACCGAGCTTGACCTCGCTTCCGGGCACCCTTCGGCGACAAGGCATGCCAAGATCAGCGCGTCATATTCAGAGGCTGCCAGACAAGTGGCCGCCGAGAACGCCGGTGTTACCCTGGTTGATCTCTGGAAAGCCATAATGGACactgccatcaagaagacgCCGTCCTTCAACCCTAACGGCCCACCTCTCGGGTATCCAGAGGGACAGCGTGGCTATCTAGAGCACCTCTTGCCAGACGGTCTCCACCTGAGCCCCGAGTCGTACCGCATCTTCTACGATCTTGTCAGCTCGTATATTGACTCAAACGATGAGAACAGAGTGCTTCCAGAGTGGAGACAGGCGCcgtggttggaggaggatggccATCTGaagggttga
- a CDS encoding uncharacterized protein (EggNog:ENOG503NX4C) — translation MEPVFIVSREEFHDVQMELKRVQNIQHHHSERLRLIEQRQADDAALKSCWNPPFPSVLGGTPQHGPTHMPSADFSDIDDEQSQTLLGTLQLDAEDEPIRRGAASRANSVRFDESALHGAGFGGHAIRHSNDFGPIRPSSGMGGHQLERTYSHKSDGRHSSAGHSVHSGISGRASSLGLDTNFVIGGRDDDESPLDIPEPPPVFYVLGSAPSIIRCWITTDFTSEGLLYAVVCTGSQKSTVEYSLLRDLDLVNNIHRDVDGAHRITLPVFLAEARVTQSNSRGGSPASQLPSITANFEVTGMDQQDSPETKRAIRVFIGSHTLRLLSADLLLSQNCMTLYGNDRNKLSIPFVRPEDDAVFKHLTTANLLPGKPKLNAAAPEFVAGDKTVKRSPKVAAEPERPVSKPMGGGFEGVMSPAAQPSQPVSKPVTATSTASESGAESEKQHQESTSAETSGKDSHTTTDAPRREPSLAIRTPWRQTAVGLSENGTPLSGYQPAPRTRSMKVLRPPKASSSTSSSARTGAAYEPAPTARSGNEQRRKGQSDAQPPIGMNSWGMSKRSMSGPALSSLNSETRVSSAASTSTITTPTTSSHHDTGKTTPSLPRTANNPLGSASAFSWIASNKPKTPAAAD, via the exons ATGGAGCCGGTCTTCATAGTCTCACGCGAAGAGTTCCACGATGTTCAGATGGAGCTGAAGCGTGTTCAGAACATACAGCACCATCACTCGGAACGGCTACGGCTCATTGAGCAACGTCAGGCTGATGATGCGGCCTTGAAGTCATGCTGGAATCCTCCCTTTCCAAGCGTGCTTGGGGGAACGCCTCAGCATG GGCCCACCCATATGCCGTCGGCCGACTTCAGCGACATTGACGACGAACAGAGTCAGACCCTGCTAGGCACTTTGCAGCtcgatgccgaggacgaACCGATACGCAGAGGGGCTGCTTCGCGGGCCAATAGCGTGCGGTTCGACGAAAGTGCCCTGCACGGTGCCGGCTTTGGAGGCCATGCCATTCGCCACTCCAACGACTTTGGTCCCATACGTCCGTCGAGCGGGATGGGAGGACACCAGTTGGAACGGACATATTCTCACAAGTCGGATGGCAGACATAGTTCCGCTGGACATTCGGTCCACTCTGGAATTTCTGGGAGAGCCAGCAGTCTCGGGCTGGATACCAATTTTGTGATTGGGGGCCGTGACGACGATGAGTCGCCCCTAGATATCCCCGAGCCCCCACCCGTTTTTTATGTCTTGGGCTCGGCCCCCTCCATTATCCGCTGCTGGATCACGACCGACTTCACGTCCGAAGGGTTGTTGTATGCCGTGGTGTGCACTGGATCTCAAAAATCGACGGTTGAGTACTCGCTGCTTCGAGATCTGGACCTGGTCAACAACATCCATCGGGATGTGGATGGTGCTCACAGAATCACACTGCCAGTTTTTCTGGCTGAGGCCCGGGTTACTCAGTCCAACTCCCGCGGCGGAAGTCCTGCATCACAGCTGCCTAGTATCACAGCCAACTTTGAAGTCACGGGCATGGACCAACAAGACAGCCCCGAGACCAAAAGAGCGATCCGCGTGTTCATCGGCAGCCACACGCTGCGGCTTCTCAGTGCCGACCTGTTGCTGTCCCAAAACTGCATGACTCTGTACGGCAACGACCGGAACAAGCTTTCGATTCCGTTTGTGCGGCCCGAGGACGATGCCGTATTCAAGCATTTGACTACAGCCAACCTGCTTCCAGGCAAGCCGAAGCTCAACGCTGCCGCACCCGagtttgttgctggtgacAAAACGGTAAAGCGCTCTCCCaaggtggcggcggagcCGGAGCGTCCAGTATCCAAGCCTatggggggtggttttgaggGTGTAATGTCTCCCGCCGCGCAGCCGAGCCAACCTGTGTCCAAACCTGTGACGGCGACGAGTACCGCGTCGGAGAGTGGAGCGGAGAGTGAGAAGCAGCACCAGGAATCGACGAGCGCGGAAACGTCTGGAAAGGATTCACACACAACAACCGATGCCCCACGCCGCGAGCCCAGCCTTGCTATCAGAACACCCTGGCGGCAGACGGCGGTAGGGCTTTCTGAGAACGGCACTCCCTTGAGTGGTTACCAGCCAGCACCCCGCACGCGCTCTATGAAGGTGCTTCGACCACCCAAGGCTAGCAGcagcacctcatcctcggcacGAACAGGAGCGGCATATGAGCCAGCGCCGACGGCACGTTCAGGAAATGAGCAACGGCGTAAGGGCCAGAGTGAcgcccaaccccccattGGTATGAATAGTTGGGGTATGTCGAAGCGCAGCATGAGCGGCCCAGctctcagcagcctcaaTTCGGAGACGAGGGTCTCCTCGGCTGCGTCTACGTCGACAATCACCACACCTACCACCAGTAGTCACCATGACACGGGTAAAACGACGCCTTCTCTTCCACGGacagccaacaaccctcTTGGAAGCGCGTCGGCATTTTCGTGGATCGCATCCAACAAGCCCAAGACCCCGGCCGCTGCTGACTAG
- a CDS encoding uncharacterized protein (EggNog:ENOG503NVPU; COG:Q) — protein sequence MSLRVCFKPTITSTLGRQFTPLASIISTQARSYSILNRATMSSPAPAPQRRFENPAVFVCDIQEKFRPAIHEFDKVISTTSKLLRASTVLSLPVFVTTQNRSRLGDTVAELKPHLARTTVKADIDKTRFSMFIPPILSDPVFSSPAQVAIVGIESHICVTQTALDLLAAGHKVYVLADGVSSTNKEEVPIALARLRQAGAVVTSSESWIYELMGDAAVPEFKGIVNLVKDTGKETKGALGGLVGSKI from the exons ATGAGCTTGCGAGTTTGCTTCAAACCGACAATTACATCGACACTCGGGAGACAATTTACACCTTTAGCTTCAATCATCTCAACTCAGGCGAGATCGTATTCTATACTCAACAGGGCGACCAtgtcttctcctgctccggCGCCGCAGAGGCGGTTTG AAAACCCAGCTGTTTT CGTCTGCGACATCCAAGAGAAATTCCGCCCTGCCATCCACGAGTTCGACAAAGT AatctccacaacctccaaactcctccgcgcctccaccgtcctttccctccccgtcttcgTCACCACCCAAAACCGGTCCCGCCTGGGCGACACCGTCGCCGAGCTCAAACCCCACCTCGCCCGCACAACCGTCAAGGCCGATATCGACAAAACCCGCTTCAGCATGttcatcccccccatcctctccgaccccgtcttctcctcccccgcccagGTCGCCATCGTGGGCATCGAGTCCCACATCTGCGTCACTCAAACTGCGCTCGACCTGTTAGCGGCAGGACATAAAGTCTACGTCCTGGCAGACGGCGTCAGCTCGACAAACAAGGAAGAGGTCCCCATCGCGCTTGCGAGGCTGAGGCAGGCCGGGGCGGTGGTCACGAGCAGTGAGAGCTGGATTTACGAGCTGATGGGGGATGCGGCTGTGCCGGAGTTCAAGGGGATTGTGAACCTGGTCAAGGACACGGGGAAGGAGACTAAGGGGgcgttgggggggttggtggggagtaAGATTtga
- the THI6 gene encoding thiamine biosynthetic bifunctional enzyme (EggNog:ENOG503NTW4; BUSCO:EOG09263GIG; COG:G): MPKPHVDYHLYLVTDSTPAVLKDPSRFFDVVEQALRGGVSLVQLREKTADTGELVSIAKRLHELTKKYNVPLLINDRVDVALAVGCEGVHIGQDDVDLETARKLLGDDKIIGVTVSNVEEALIACKNGADYLGIGTVYATPTKTNAKAIIGAAGVREILAAMETAGYYDKVRTVCIGGLNKYNIARIMYQSRHVDGKPGWLTLNGVAVVSAIMSADDPEEASKELLTLVKSSDKFRGSSLMGARASKGVLEVAGEIIKKVHEAKPLTHNMTNLVVQNFAANVALAVGGSPIMANYGEEAADLSKLGGSLVVNMGTVTPEGLLNYYKALQAYNVAVQPVVFDPVGAGATSVRREAVRSILANGYLDVIKGNEGEIKTVWGAVDGEQQKGVDSVDSLTPENKLDLVVKLARREQSVVVMTGKTDYISDGYSAVTVANGHEYLGLVTGTGCTLGTAISVALAVHHKEDKLWAVVTAMLHFEIAAEIAAEREDVKGPGTFISAFLDELYNIRTATVSGDMKWLERAKVTVTDL; this comes from the exons ATGCCGAAACCACACGTCGACTACCACCTTTACTTGGTAACTGACTCCACACCCGCCGTGCTCAAGGACCCATCCCGGTTTTTTGATGTCGTTGAGCAAGCCCTCCGTGGAGGGGTGAGCCTCGTTCAGCTTCGCGAAAAGACGGCCGACACGGGCGAGTTGGTGTCTATAGCGAAGAGGCTGCATGAGTTGACCAAGAAGTATAATGTGCCTCTTTTGATCAATGATAGGGTGGATGTCgcgctggcggtggggtgTGAGGGTGTGCATATCGGGCAGGATGATGTGG ATTTGGAGACGGCCAGGAAATTACTCGGTGACGACAAGATCATCGGAGTAACCGTCAGCAATGTGGAAGAGGCCCTCATCGCCTGCAAAAACGGAGCCGACTACTTGGGTATTGGCACCGTATACGCCACTCCGAC GAAAACAAATGCCAAGGCCATCATCGGTGCCGCCGGAGTTCGTGAGatcctcgccgccatggAGACGGCCGGCTACTACGACAAGGTCAGAACCGTCTGTATCGGCGGTCTCAACAAATACAACATCGCGCGTATTATGTACCAGAGCCGGCATGTTGATGGCAAGCCAGGGTGGCTCACCTTGAATGGTGTGGCTGTTGTCAGCGCCATCATGTCTGCCGATGACCCTGAGGAGGCAAGCAAAGAGCTTCTGACGCTGGTCAAATCATCCGACAAGTTCAGGGGTAGCAGTCTGATGGGGGCTAGAGCGAgtaagggggtgttggaggtggcgggggaaatcatcaagaaggtgCATGAGGCCAAGCCATTGACGCACAATATGACGAATTTG GTGGTACAAAACTTTGCTGCAAATGTCGCTCTGGCAGTCGGTGGCTCACCCATCATGGCTAATTACGgcgaggaggctgccgatTTGTCCAAGTTGGGAGGTTCGCTGGTGGTCAACATGGGCACCGTCACCCCCGAGGGGCTGCTGAACTACTACAAGGCGCTCCAGGCTTACAATGTGGCCGTTCAGCCGGTTGTTTTTGATCCTGTTGGTGCAGGGGCAACTTCAGTTAGGAGGGAGGCCGTCAgatccatcctcgccaacggCTACCTCGACGTCATCAAGGGCAACGAAGGCGAGATCAAGACGGTCTGGGGCGCGGTGGACGGCGAGCAACAAAAAGGCGTCGACAGCGTCGACAGTCTCACACCCGAAAACAAACTCGACCTTGTTGTGAAGTTGGCCAGGAGGGAACAGAGCGTGGTAGTGATGACTGGAAAGACGGACTACATCAGTGATGGATATTCGGCTGTTACTGTCGCCAATGGACACGAATATCTGGGTCTTGTCACGGGAACGGGGTGCACACTTGGGACGGCGATCTCAGTGGCCTTGGCTGTGCACCATAAAGAGGACAAGCTATGGGCTGTGGTCACGGCGATGCTGCATTTCGAGATTGCGGCCGAGATTGCCGCTGAGAGGGAGGACGTCAAGGGGCCTGGGACCTTCATCTCGGCCTTCCTGGACGAATTGTACAATATCCGGACTGCCACTGTGAGTGGGGACATGAagtggttggagagggccAAGGTGACGGTTACGGACCTTTAA